The DNA region GCTGGGGACCGTTTACCACGGGTTACCAGAGGACCGCCACACGTTCTATCAGGGTGCCGGCGACTACCTGGCGTTCGTGGGGCGAATTTCGCCCGAGAAGCGGGTCGACCGCGCCATCGAGATTGCGCGTCGCGCTGAGATGCCCATCAAGATCGCGGCGAAGATCGATAAGCAGGACCGCGAGTACTTCGAACGCGACATCGCGCCACTCTTCGTCCTGCCGCACGTGCAATACCTCGGTGAGATCGGTGAGTCGGTCAAGTGGGAGCTTCTGGGCCACGCGCGCGCGCTGCTGTTCCCCATCGATTGGTGTGAGCCGTTCGGCCTGGTCGTGATCGAGGCGATGGCGTGTGGCACACCGGTTATTGCCTGCCGCAAGGGCTCCGTGCCAGAAGTGATGGTGGACGGGGTCACCGGTTTTATCGTCGACACGGTGGACGAGGCGGTGTGCGCCGTTGGCCACGTGCGGGAGCTGAGCCGCGCCGCGTGCCGCCGCGTCTTCGAGGAGCGCTACACAGCGGCCCGCATGGCGCGCGATTACGTGAAGATCTACGATCAGGTCCTTGCCCCGGCACCGTCACCCGTGCTGATCGCCGCAGGCGTCCCGCGGTACGCTCGGGAGATTGTCAGCGCAGCCAATCGGCCGACCCTGCCGGGAAACCGGGACTTTGCAGCTTGAGATCGGCGCCTCAAGGGTTTTGGCATGTCCGTGAATGAGCCCGCCGAAAAGACGGCGCGCCAGCCCTTGCCGGTCAGCGACATCGTCGAGATCGACGACGAGTTCTATATTCTCGCCAGCTCGCCGTTCGCTGACTACCACCACATCATCCTCAAGCACGCCGATACGTTTGCCGTGTTCGACGATTTCGGTGACATCAAGCCAGTGGGACTGGGCGAGGAGGGGATCTACCATCAGGGGACGCGCTTCCTTTCCTGTCTGCTCCTCCGGCTGGAACGCGAGCGCCCGCTATTCCTGAGCTCCGCCGTCAAGCAGGACAACACGCTCATCGTCGTCGACCTGACCAACCCCGACGTCTCGTCCGATCGTCACGTGCGCATCCCACGCGGGACGCTGCACCTCTCACGAACGAAGTTGCTGTGGGGCGGCGTCTGCCACGAGCGGCTAACCGTTCGGAACTACGGCCTCGAGCCTGTCTGCACCTCGCTCCTGCTCCACTTCGAAGCGGACTACGCGGACATCTTCGAGGTCCGTGGAAGGTCGCGCGAGCGACGGGGGCAGGTACGGGCGCCGATGACGACAGATGCCGAGTTGCAACTCAGCTACGAGGGACTAGACCGCGTGGTGAGGACCACGCGCATCTCCGTGACGCCGGCGCCAGCAGCCATCGAGGCGAACGATGTTCGGCTGGACATCGCGCTCAAGCCCGGTGAGGAGACCCGCTACGATCTGGCCATTGGCTGTGAAACCGGTGCCGATGCCGGCCGCGCTGGCTTTTTCGACATGGCGTTCGAGCAGGCGTCCAATACACTCGGCGCATACCGTGCGGGTTTCAGTCGTCTCTCCACCTCGAACGAGCAGTTCAACGATTGGTTGAATCAGAGTCTGGACGACCTGTCGATGATGCTGACCGAGACGCCCGCTGGACCGTACCCGTATGCCGGCGTGCCCTGGTTCAGCACCCCATTTGGCCGCGATGGCATCATCACGGCGCTCGAGTGCCTCTGGCTGAACCCAGGGTTGGCGCGCGGTGTGTTGGGGTATCTGGCCGCCACTCAAGCCACCGAGGCCCTGCCTGAACAGGATGCCGAGCCGGGCAAGATTCTCCACGAAACACGTGAAGGAGAGATGGCGGCACTCGGCGAGATCCCCTTCGGACGCTATTACGGCAGCCACGACACGACACCGCTCTTCGTGCTGCTGGCTGCTGAGTACCATCGGCGCACGGCCGACAGGCCGTTCATCGAGCAAATCTGGCCGAGCGTCCAGCGCGCGCTCGCGTGGATCGAGACGTTCGGCGATCTGGACGGGGATCTGTTCCTGGAGTATCGGCGCAAGTCGAGCCATGGGTTGATCCAGCAAGGTTGGAAGGACTCGCACGACTCGGTCTTTCACCAGGACGGAACGCCAGCGGAACCTCCTATTGCGTTGTGCGAGGTACAGGCGTACGTCTACGGTGCTTGGTGCGGTGCGTCGAAGCTGGCGACAATGCTGGGCGACAATGTCCGTGCCGCGGAGCTCGCCCAGCAGGCGAGGATGCTCAGAGAGAAATTCGAAGCGACCTTCTGGTTGGAGGAGCTCGGCACCTACGCGCTCGCACTGGACGGGAAAAAGCGGCCGTGTCGGCTGCGTGCCTCGAATGCCGGTCACTGTCTCCTCACGGGGCTGGTGGGCCCGGAGCGCGCCTCCCGCCTGGCCGAGACGCTGCTCGATGACTCGATGTTCTCGGGATGGGGAATCCGCACGCTGGCTACCGATCAGGCGCGTTACAACCCAATGTCGTATCACAACGGGTCGGTCTGGCCACACGACAACGCCATCATCGCGCTCGGCCTCTCTCGCTACGGGCGGAAGGCGGA from Luteitalea sp. includes:
- a CDS encoding amylo-alpha-1,6-glucosidase yields the protein MPVSDIVEIDDEFYILASSPFADYHHIILKHADTFAVFDDFGDIKPVGLGEEGIYHQGTRFLSCLLLRLERERPLFLSSAVKQDNTLIVVDLTNPDVSSDRHVRIPRGTLHLSRTKLLWGGVCHERLTVRNYGLEPVCTSLLLHFEADYADIFEVRGRSRERRGQVRAPMTTDAELQLSYEGLDRVVRTTRISVTPAPAAIEANDVRLDIALKPGEETRYDLAIGCETGADAGRAGFFDMAFEQASNTLGAYRAGFSRLSTSNEQFNDWLNQSLDDLSMMLTETPAGPYPYAGVPWFSTPFGRDGIITALECLWLNPGLARGVLGYLAATQATEALPEQDAEPGKILHETREGEMAALGEIPFGRYYGSHDTTPLFVLLAAEYHRRTADRPFIEQIWPSVQRALAWIETFGDLDGDLFLEYRRKSSHGLIQQGWKDSHDSVFHQDGTPAEPPIALCEVQAYVYGAWCGASKLATMLGDNVRAAELAQQARMLREKFEATFWLEELGTYALALDGKKRPCRLRASNAGHCLLTGLVGPERASRLAETLLDDSMFSGWGIRTLATDQARYNPMSYHNGSVWPHDNAIIALGLSRYGRKADALRVMTGLFDASLFVDAHRLPELFCGFPRRPSAAPTLYPVACAPQAWAAAAVFPLLQAALGLDICAPERVLRFQDPMLPPFLEEIQIANLVVGDAVVDLLLQRHAHDVGVEVQRREGNVDVVVVK
- a CDS encoding glycosyltransferase, whose amino-acid sequence is MRIAQVSPLYESVPPRLYGGTERVVSYLTEELVQQGHEVTLFASGDSATTARLVPGCPEALRSAGSCLDPLAHHVLMLEQLFQRAEEFDIIHLHVDYLYFSLSRRSTVPSVTTLHGRLDLPDLQPLFREFSDTRVISISDAQRAALPGANWLGTVYHGLPEDRHTFYQGAGDYLAFVGRISPEKRVDRAIEIARRAEMPIKIAAKIDKQDREYFERDIAPLFVLPHVQYLGEIGESVKWELLGHARALLFPIDWCEPFGLVVIEAMACGTPVIACRKGSVPEVMVDGVTGFIVDTVDEAVCAVGHVRELSRAACRRVFEERYTAARMARDYVKIYDQVLAPAPSPVLIAAGVPRYAREIVSAANRPTLPGNRDFAA